Proteins from one Nymphalis io chromosome 23, ilAglIoxx1.1, whole genome shotgun sequence genomic window:
- the LOC126777465 gene encoding aldo-keto reductase AKR2E4-like produces MLSDDTVKDVVANADVLPKTVLLNDGNRIPIVSFGTLGKTRDLHLIKPAVIQAIESGYRHIDTAATYKNEEQVGEAIADVISRRIVTREELWITTKLNLDVGNREGVLPALKDSLNKLKLDYVDLYLIHSPENLASIQEYDYLNVWKGMEDVKKLNLTRSIGVSNFNSSNINRILANSEIVPSVNEVEVNPTYTDIDLVAYCQSLSIAVLSYAPFGFMVPRPITYNVTSTFKEPVLVRTAQKYGKTTSQVVLRYLIDRKTIPIPRSTNIGRIKSNIDLFDFCLTSEEISLINELNEDVKVYNFDDESLAILFDYYGL; encoded by the exons ATGTTAAGTGACGACACGGTCAAGGATGTA GTGGCAAATGCTGATGTATTGCCAAAAACTGTACTATTAAATGATGGAAACAGGATACCAATAGTTTCATTTGGTACTTTAGGAAAA acAAGGGACTTACATTTGATAAAACCTGCCGTGATACAAGCGATTGAATCAGGATATAGACACATTGATACAGCCGCAACTTACAAAAACGAAGAGCAAGTCGGTGAAGCGATTGCTGATGTAATTAGTCGTAGAATAGTAACGAGAGAAGAGTTATGGATTACTACGAAG ctGAACTTAGAtgtcggaaatagagaaggagTACTTCCAGCACTTAAAGATTCtttgaataaattgaaattagatTATGTAGACTTGTATCTGATACACTCGCCTGAAAACCtg GCGTCAATTCAagaatatgattatttaaatgtatggaAAGGCATGGAGGATgtgaagaaattaaatttaacaagatCCATCGGCGTATCCAATTTCAATAGCTCCAACATAAACAGAATTCTGGCCAACTCTGAAATAGTGCCATCCGTTAATGAAGTTGAG GTAAATCCTACTTACACAGATATAGATCTTGTAGCTTATTGTCAAAGTCTTAGCATAGCAGTTTTATCTTATGCTCCATTTGGATTCATGGTGCCTAGACCAATCACATATAATGTAACATCTACATTCAAAGAGCCGGTATTAGTGAGAACCGCTCAAAAATATGGAAAAACTACCAGTCAAGTTGTTCTGCGATACttg aTTGACCGTAAAACAATACCGATTCCAAGATCTACAAACATTGGACGAATTAAgtcaaatattgatttatttgattTCTGTCTTACTTCAGAAGAAATATCCTTGATCAATGAACTCAATGAAGACGTTAAAGTTTATAACTTTGACGACGAATCACTTgctatattatttgattattatggcttatag
- the LOC126777567 gene encoding aldo-keto reductase AKR2E4-like isoform X1 — MLCILVHILVIVSVTTADALPNTKLLNDGKSIPIVAYGTFGKTNEVEIIKPAVINAIEAGYRHIDTAAVYQNEEQVGEAIVDVMSRGIVTREDLWITTKLSLDVGTREGVLPSLQTSLKKLKLDYVDLYLIHSPMNLLNVQEYDYLNVWKGMEDIKKLNLARSIGISNFNSTEINRILANSKTVPSVNQIEVNPIYTNLDLVAYCQSLNITVMAYAPFGFLVPRPYLNYTTSVTFEDSVYKRIAHKYGKTTSQVVLRYLIDRGTVPIPRSTNTKRIKLHFGILDFNLTPNEIYSINELNEDAKVYNFQDESFFAALSEYYGM; from the exons ATGCTTTGTATTTTAGTACATATTCTAGTGATAGTGTCA GTAACAACTGCTGACGCGCTCCCGAACACTAAACTATTAAATGATGGTAAAAGCATACCAATAGTGGCATATGGCACATTTGGGAAA ACAAATGAAGTGGAGATCATAAAACCAGCGGTCATAAATGCTATTGAAGCAGGATACAGACACATTGATACAGCGGCAGTGTACCAAAACGAGGAACAAGTTGGTGAAGCGATCGTTGATGTAATGAGTCGTGGAATAGTCACGAGAGAAGATTTATGGATCACTACCAAg CTGAGCTTAGATGTCGGTACCCGTGAGGGGGTACTTCCATCACTTCAAACgtctttaaagaaattaaagttAGATTATGTAGATCTGTATCTGATACACTCGCCGATGAATCTA ttaAATGTTCAAGAATATGATTACTTAAATGTGTGGAAAGGCATGGAggatattaagaaattaaatttggCCAGATCTATTGGTATATCAAATTTCAACAGTACTGAGATAAATAGGATTTTGGCTAATTCCAAAACAGTACCATCTGTTAATCAAATCGAG GTTAACCCTATTTACACAAACTTAGATCTTGTAGCATATTGTCAAAGTTTGAATATAACCGTAATGGCTTACGCGCCATTTGGATTCCTGGTGCCAAGACCATACTTAAATTATACAACGAGTGTAACATTTGAAGATTCGGTATATAAGAGAATAGCACACAAATATGGAAAAACTACTAGTCAAGTTGTTCTACGATACTTG ATTGACCGTGGAACAGTACCAATCCCAAGATCAACAAATACGAAACGAATTAAGTTACATTTTGGTATATTAGATTTCAATCTCACTCCAAATGAAATTTATTCGATCAATGAACTTAACGAAGATGCTAAGGTTTACAACTTCCAAGACGAATCTTTCTTCGCTGCGCTATCCGAATATTACGGCATGtaa
- the LOC126777567 gene encoding aldo-keto reductase AKR2E4-like isoform X2, with amino-acid sequence MALMQVTTADALPNTKLLNDGKSIPIVAYGTFGKTNEVEIIKPAVINAIEAGYRHIDTAAVYQNEEQVGEAIVDVMSRGIVTREDLWITTKLSLDVGTREGVLPSLQTSLKKLKLDYVDLYLIHSPMNLLNVQEYDYLNVWKGMEDIKKLNLARSIGISNFNSTEINRILANSKTVPSVNQIEVNPIYTNLDLVAYCQSLNITVMAYAPFGFLVPRPYLNYTTSVTFEDSVYKRIAHKYGKTTSQVVLRYLIDRGTVPIPRSTNTKRIKLHFGILDFNLTPNEIYSINELNEDAKVYNFQDESFFAALSEYYGM; translated from the exons atggcCCTTATGCAG GTAACAACTGCTGACGCGCTCCCGAACACTAAACTATTAAATGATGGTAAAAGCATACCAATAGTGGCATATGGCACATTTGGGAAA ACAAATGAAGTGGAGATCATAAAACCAGCGGTCATAAATGCTATTGAAGCAGGATACAGACACATTGATACAGCGGCAGTGTACCAAAACGAGGAACAAGTTGGTGAAGCGATCGTTGATGTAATGAGTCGTGGAATAGTCACGAGAGAAGATTTATGGATCACTACCAAg CTGAGCTTAGATGTCGGTACCCGTGAGGGGGTACTTCCATCACTTCAAACgtctttaaagaaattaaagttAGATTATGTAGATCTGTATCTGATACACTCGCCGATGAATCTA ttaAATGTTCAAGAATATGATTACTTAAATGTGTGGAAAGGCATGGAggatattaagaaattaaatttggCCAGATCTATTGGTATATCAAATTTCAACAGTACTGAGATAAATAGGATTTTGGCTAATTCCAAAACAGTACCATCTGTTAATCAAATCGAG GTTAACCCTATTTACACAAACTTAGATCTTGTAGCATATTGTCAAAGTTTGAATATAACCGTAATGGCTTACGCGCCATTTGGATTCCTGGTGCCAAGACCATACTTAAATTATACAACGAGTGTAACATTTGAAGATTCGGTATATAAGAGAATAGCACACAAATATGGAAAAACTACTAGTCAAGTTGTTCTACGATACTTG ATTGACCGTGGAACAGTACCAATCCCAAGATCAACAAATACGAAACGAATTAAGTTACATTTTGGTATATTAGATTTCAATCTCACTCCAAATGAAATTTATTCGATCAATGAACTTAACGAAGATGCTAAGGTTTACAACTTCCAAGACGAATCTTTCTTCGCTGCGCTATCCGAATATTACGGCATGtaa
- the LOC126777466 gene encoding aldo-keto reductase AKR2E4-like → MPTKKPAAAATEPLPKTKLLNDGNRIPIVSFGTFGRAQDIPEKVKPAVMQAITSGYRQIDTAAMYKNEEQIGEAIADVISQGIVTREDLWVTTKVNFDTTDREGVLPALQASLKKLKLDYVDLYLIHSSLNPLSSEGHDYLNVWKGMEDVKKLNLARSIGVSNFNSSEINRILVNSNTIPSVNQIEIDRGTVPIPKSADMERIKLNIDVFDFSLTSEEIYSINELNENAKVFNFDHEHLTAIFDYFDMY, encoded by the exons Atgcccactaaaaaaccagcg GCTGCAGCTACCGAGCCATTGCCAAAAACTAAACTATTAAATGACGGTAACAGGATACCTATAGTATCTTTTGGTACTTTTGGTAGG GCACAGGATATACCAGAGAAAGTAAAACCGGCGGTTATGCAAGCTATTACATCAGGCTATAGACAAATTGATACTGCAGCAATGTACAAAAATGAAGAGCAAATCGGTGAAGCAATTGCTGATGTAATTAGTCAAGGAATCGTGACGAGGGAAGATTTATGGGTCACCACGAAG gtTAACTTCGATACAACTGATAGAGAAGGAGTTCTACCAGCACTCCAAGCgtctttaaagaaattaaagttAGATTACgtcgatttatatttaatacactcGTCGCTCAATCCG TTGTCCTCTGAAGGTCATGATTACTTAAATGTTTGGAAAGGCATGGAGGATGTCAAGAAGTTAAATTTGGCTAGATCTATCGGCGTATCTAATTTTAACAGTTCTGAAATAAACAGAATTTTGGTGAACTCCAATACAATTCCTTCTGTTAATCAAATCGAG atCGACCGTGGAACAGTACCAATACCAAAATCAGCAGACATGGAaagaattaagttaaatatagaCGTATTTGATTTTTCTCTGACTTCAGAAGAAATTTACTCCATCAATGAACTCAATGAAAACGCTAAAGTTTTTAACTTTGACCACGAACACCTCACTGCCATATTTGACTATTTTGATATGTATTAA